A single genomic interval of Longimicrobium sp. harbors:
- a CDS encoding PIN domain-containing protein, whose product MPEPVPRALLDANTLFGALTRDVLLTLAEEDVLDPFWSQRIEEEWTRNLAAKYSLPQAQVARIAAKMNAAFPNAVVPAAPALEARFPRVHPGDRHVAASALSAEATHLVTVNEKHFRDPALEAAGINVISPDRFVERLIQEDPGTVLPLLERMRSRMTRPPYDRAAFRALFRKTGLPRSSRLLPKS is encoded by the coding sequence ATGCCCGAGCCTGTTCCGCGTGCGTTGCTGGACGCGAACACCTTGTTTGGCGCACTCACCCGGGACGTCCTCCTCACACTGGCTGAGGAGGACGTTCTCGATCCGTTCTGGAGTCAGCGGATCGAGGAGGAATGGACGCGCAACCTGGCCGCCAAGTATTCGCTGCCACAGGCGCAGGTTGCTCGCATCGCCGCGAAGATGAACGCCGCTTTTCCGAATGCGGTGGTCCCCGCGGCTCCAGCGTTGGAGGCGCGATTCCCCCGGGTGCACCCTGGAGACCGGCACGTAGCCGCGAGCGCCCTTTCCGCCGAGGCGACGCACCTCGTGACGGTCAACGAGAAGCACTTCCGCGATCCGGCGCTGGAAGCCGCGGGGATCAACGTGATCTCCCCGGATCGTTTCGTGGAGAGGCTCATCCAGGAGGATCCGGGGACCGTGCTGCCCTTGCTGGAGCGGATGCGCAGCCGGATGACCCGCCCGCCATACGATCGCGCCGCATTTCGAGCTCTCTTTCGCAAGACGGGATTGCCGCGATCGTCACGCCTCCTCCCGAAGTCATAA
- a CDS encoding helix-turn-helix domain-containing protein, which translates to MATVESSRELLGALDPSATAIDRQEAERSAAALQGLPEGATVTVSAPGGFQAALPPAVVAMVATLLYEASVGHVVALVSAAPEVTTTQAASLLGVSRPHVTKLVDSGRLPARMAGSHRRIRLADLLRYKAERDRRRELIDEVVDMSQGMNLYELQAAERTPPRRLGS; encoded by the coding sequence ATGGCAACGGTAGAATCTTCCCGCGAGCTCCTTGGCGCTCTTGACCCGTCCGCCACCGCGATCGATCGTCAGGAGGCCGAGCGCAGCGCCGCCGCCCTTCAGGGCCTGCCTGAGGGAGCGACCGTAACGGTCAGTGCGCCAGGTGGATTCCAGGCCGCCCTTCCTCCGGCCGTGGTGGCCATGGTGGCGACGCTGCTCTACGAGGCATCGGTAGGTCACGTGGTGGCGCTCGTCTCCGCCGCTCCGGAGGTGACGACGACTCAGGCCGCCTCCCTCCTTGGAGTCTCCCGCCCCCACGTCACCAAGCTCGTTGACTCGGGACGTCTGCCCGCACGCATGGCGGGCTCCCATCGCCGGATCCGGCTCGCTGATCTGCTCCGGTACAAGGCCGAGCGAGACCGTCGGCGTGAGCTGATCGACGAGGTCGTGGACATGAGCCAGGGAATGAACCTGTACGAGCTCCAGGCAGCGGAGCGAACCCCGCCACGCCGGCTCGGAAGCTGA
- a CDS encoding C40 family peptidase: MKAQPRRAVARLPFLLAFSVLLAVPAPAAAQTYIKRFLGIEAAPPAASASEESVVTRARSYMGLRYRWGGERPETGFDCSGFVRHIMRAAGVQLPRTSAQQARAGQEVPRDVAQLRVGDLITFGRGGRISHIGIYVGNGRYIHASSYAGRVTESPLPSRSWWQGARRVLVASAQADSTRVPGS; encoded by the coding sequence ATGAAAGCACAGCCGCGCCGCGCCGTTGCGCGCCTCCCGTTCCTCCTCGCGTTCTCCGTCCTGCTCGCCGTACCGGCCCCCGCCGCCGCCCAGACCTACATCAAGCGCTTCCTGGGGATCGAAGCCGCCCCGCCCGCCGCCTCCGCTTCCGAGGAGTCGGTGGTCACGCGCGCGCGCAGCTACATGGGCCTCCGCTACCGCTGGGGCGGCGAGCGGCCGGAGACGGGGTTCGACTGCAGCGGGTTCGTGCGGCACATCATGCGGGCGGCCGGCGTGCAGCTCCCGCGCACTTCCGCGCAGCAGGCGCGGGCGGGGCAGGAGGTGCCGCGGGACGTGGCTCAGCTCCGCGTGGGCGACCTGATCACCTTTGGGCGCGGCGGGCGGATCTCGCACATCGGGATCTACGTGGGGAACGGGCGCTACATTCACGCCAGCAGCTACGCGGGCCGCGTCACCGAGAGCCCGCTTCCAAGCCGCTCCTGGTGGCAGGGCGCGCGCCGCGTGCTGGTCGCGTCGGCGCAGGCGGATTCGACGAGGGTGCCGGGGAGCTGA
- a CDS encoding LodA/GoxA family CTQ-dependent oxidase → MATVYRIHPGIGIARLGNSPDGFCIAAEQPAALPIECDQDGNSLPLGAPAGTEQRATRLKDDAGRIRRQAARFGVWVYDDENPDGRPLKVGDPVAGGGNHGTLVDIQWRVHLGNKKASWYEFKQLQGEHGYEADHPRRNPQVTADQARQNLIVDPGPRVVSLNTTRRARFSAEGGEVYASTFPPPLKPASVETLGDLMVDDQARLLVLGGHGNAGTYLYDDFGQPRIDHYANNDGWFDDTSDGPVMARLVFFSDEVQAMRFVDVEYPAWVIAAYPDFVPNIPDIVTMDETVYDLFVRRFAHRTDLYGEAGTFDCPQRIDPRDSEALVVWQAGRLGWNPDYRPWFFRDIWPILWRPEQYLYLTSILAQSNDPHNQTARGTFQPSLIGAAPRVDWVRVNECLAAGCGEQVGDAVVAPIRAMLRGTAGFGDQGSRGMRAAAADSVPDDLLDGFQRAVAAFAAEPEPAGAPDQVVRSFAASASSPERADARGRLQDEVAALLDRLGPAVPSGPAHGTALKTQRAPVYNSAPEDKRPMGVREKVEGALRRQIRRLYSGEVHRECLRECIARHTSDPFRPEREFLFSLLREPGEENRFSRGGRATTRVFNLPLMPLLSGDNPMSNILPSKFLRLTDFQYYLLTQWAEGKFINELEEKWVDKVDPDDPWAVSPIRTGRDLDQGVLSHAVGGAFCPGGEVGWIMRNPAIWLEPYRVKADPVFSAFSLTAAQANSWRGAIPETDYIGYADQQLSQTDDLDTGMQPGDLTKHMAIPWQADFNECSTQVIDVTYELWNQIDYTNPQDSLLQRQQRSWETLWWPAHRPMQNYEPLPVAPDGSRGYRWLDWARGVTQTNAGDLKMVTEWRRLPFVIRNPDPSPAPGDPVFIGVERTSRDQETSR, encoded by the coding sequence ATGGCGACGGTATACAGGATCCATCCCGGGATCGGGATCGCCCGCCTGGGAAACAGCCCGGACGGCTTCTGCATCGCGGCCGAGCAGCCCGCCGCGCTCCCCATAGAGTGCGACCAGGACGGCAACTCGCTGCCGCTGGGCGCCCCCGCGGGAACGGAGCAGCGCGCCACCCGCCTCAAAGACGACGCGGGGCGCATCCGGCGCCAGGCGGCGCGCTTCGGCGTGTGGGTGTACGACGACGAGAACCCGGACGGGCGCCCCCTCAAGGTGGGCGACCCCGTGGCGGGCGGGGGGAACCACGGCACCCTGGTGGACATCCAGTGGCGCGTGCACCTCGGCAACAAGAAGGCGTCGTGGTACGAGTTCAAGCAGCTGCAGGGGGAGCACGGCTACGAGGCCGATCACCCGCGGCGCAACCCGCAGGTGACGGCGGACCAGGCGCGGCAGAACCTGATCGTCGATCCCGGCCCGCGGGTGGTGTCGCTCAACACCACGCGCCGCGCCCGCTTCTCGGCCGAAGGGGGCGAGGTGTACGCCTCCACCTTTCCGCCGCCGCTGAAGCCCGCCTCGGTGGAGACGCTGGGCGACCTGATGGTGGACGACCAGGCGCGGCTTCTGGTGCTGGGCGGGCACGGCAACGCGGGCACCTACCTGTACGACGACTTCGGGCAGCCGCGCATCGACCACTACGCCAACAACGACGGGTGGTTCGACGACACCAGCGACGGCCCGGTGATGGCGCGCCTCGTCTTCTTCTCCGATGAGGTGCAGGCGATGCGCTTCGTGGACGTGGAGTACCCGGCGTGGGTGATCGCCGCGTACCCGGACTTCGTCCCCAACATCCCGGACATCGTGACGATGGACGAGACGGTGTACGACCTGTTCGTGCGCCGCTTCGCCCACCGCACCGACCTGTACGGCGAGGCGGGGACCTTTGACTGCCCGCAGCGCATCGACCCGCGCGACAGCGAGGCGCTGGTGGTGTGGCAGGCCGGGCGGCTGGGGTGGAACCCCGACTACCGTCCCTGGTTCTTTCGCGACATCTGGCCGATCCTCTGGCGGCCGGAGCAGTACCTGTACCTCACCAGCATCCTGGCGCAGTCCAACGATCCGCACAACCAGACCGCGCGCGGCACCTTTCAACCCAGCCTCATCGGCGCGGCGCCGCGGGTGGACTGGGTCCGGGTGAACGAGTGCTTGGCGGCGGGCTGCGGCGAGCAGGTGGGCGATGCGGTGGTCGCCCCCATCCGCGCGATGCTGCGCGGCACCGCCGGCTTCGGAGACCAGGGCTCGCGCGGGATGCGGGCCGCGGCCGCCGACTCGGTGCCGGACGACCTGCTGGACGGCTTCCAGCGCGCCGTGGCCGCCTTCGCCGCCGAGCCGGAGCCGGCGGGGGCGCCCGACCAGGTCGTGCGGAGCTTCGCCGCGTCCGCCTCGTCGCCAGAGCGCGCGGACGCCCGCGGCCGGCTGCAGGACGAGGTCGCGGCGCTGCTGGACCGGCTTGGGCCCGCGGTCCCCTCCGGTCCCGCGCACGGCACGGCGCTCAAGACGCAGCGCGCCCCGGTCTACAACTCGGCCCCCGAGGACAAGCGTCCGATGGGGGTTCGCGAAAAGGTGGAGGGCGCCCTCCGCCGCCAGATTCGGCGCCTCTACAGCGGCGAGGTGCACCGAGAGTGCCTGCGGGAGTGCATCGCGCGGCACACCAGCGACCCGTTCCGGCCGGAGCGCGAGTTCCTCTTCTCCCTCCTGCGCGAGCCGGGGGAGGAGAACCGCTTCAGCCGGGGCGGGCGCGCCACCACGCGCGTCTTCAACCTCCCGCTGATGCCGCTCCTCTCGGGCGACAACCCGATGAGCAACATCCTGCCCTCCAAGTTCCTGCGCCTCACCGACTTCCAGTACTACCTTCTGACGCAGTGGGCGGAGGGGAAGTTCATCAACGAGCTGGAAGAGAAGTGGGTGGACAAGGTGGACCCGGACGACCCGTGGGCGGTGAGCCCCATCCGCACGGGGCGCGACCTGGACCAGGGGGTCCTGTCGCACGCGGTGGGCGGCGCCTTCTGCCCCGGCGGCGAGGTGGGGTGGATCATGCGCAACCCGGCCATCTGGCTGGAGCCGTACCGCGTGAAGGCCGATCCCGTGTTCAGCGCCTTCTCGCTGACGGCCGCGCAGGCGAACAGCTGGCGGGGCGCCATCCCGGAGACCGACTACATCGGCTACGCGGACCAGCAGCTGAGCCAGACGGACGACCTGGACACCGGGATGCAGCCCGGCGACCTCACCAAGCACATGGCGATCCCCTGGCAGGCGGACTTCAACGAGTGCTCCACGCAGGTGATCGACGTCACCTACGAGCTGTGGAACCAGATCGACTACACCAACCCGCAGGACTCCCTCCTCCAGCGCCAGCAGCGGAGCTGGGAGACGCTCTGGTGGCCGGCCCACCGCCCCATGCAGAACTACGAGCCGCTCCCGGTGGCGCCCGACGGCTCCCGCGGCTACCGCTGGCTGGACTGGGCGCGCGGCGTGACGCAGACCAACGCGGGCGACCTCAAGATGGTGACGGAGTGGCGCCGGCTCCCCTTCGTGATCCGCAACCCCGACCCCAGCCCCGCGCCCGGCGACCCGGTGTTCATCGGCGTGGAGCGCACTTCCCGCGACCAGGAGACTTCGCGATGA
- a CDS encoding FAD-dependent oxidoreductase has product MTDVAVVGGGPAGCAAALALRAHAPGLSVTLLEASGYAEPRIGETLPPPAAEVLRQLGMWDEFQAQAHRPAYGTSAAWGDARPHDHDFFGSVHSVGWHLDRAAFDAMLASAAEARGVEVCRATRVTGAERAGGGWRLALDGAPALHARFVIDATGPSASFARRHGGARARVVDRLAGFARFLREARPTPAGTLVEAFPDGWWYTAALPGGLRVAVCMTDSDLARPLRLDEERGWLDACATRRSPRPSWTAPSRAGRRWCARPARAAWTRPRATAGSPRAMPRPPLTRSPRRGC; this is encoded by the coding sequence ATGACGGACGTCGCGGTCGTGGGGGGCGGCCCGGCCGGGTGCGCCGCCGCGCTCGCCCTCCGCGCCCACGCGCCGGGGCTCTCCGTGACTCTGCTGGAGGCGAGCGGCTACGCCGAGCCGCGCATCGGCGAGACGCTTCCTCCCCCGGCGGCGGAGGTGCTGCGGCAGCTGGGGATGTGGGACGAGTTCCAGGCGCAGGCGCACCGCCCCGCCTACGGCACCTCGGCGGCGTGGGGCGATGCCCGGCCGCACGACCACGACTTCTTCGGCTCGGTGCACTCGGTGGGATGGCACCTGGACCGCGCCGCCTTCGACGCCATGCTCGCCTCCGCGGCGGAAGCGCGCGGCGTGGAGGTCTGCCGCGCCACGCGCGTCACCGGCGCGGAGCGGGCGGGCGGGGGATGGCGGCTCGCGCTCGACGGCGCTCCCGCGCTCCATGCGCGCTTCGTGATCGACGCCACCGGCCCGTCCGCTTCGTTCGCGCGGCGCCACGGCGGTGCGCGCGCACGCGTGGTGGACCGGCTGGCCGGCTTTGCGCGATTCCTGCGCGAGGCGCGCCCCACCCCGGCCGGGACGCTGGTGGAAGCGTTCCCGGACGGCTGGTGGTACACGGCGGCGCTTCCCGGCGGGCTGCGGGTAGCCGTGTGCATGACGGACAGCGACCTCGCGCGCCCGTTGCGGCTGGACGAGGAGCGGGGGTGGCTGGATGCCTGCGCGACGCGCCGCTCACCTCGGCCCTCCTGGACGGCTCCGAGCCGTGCGGGCCGCCGCTGGTGCGCGCGGCCCGCTCGCGCCGCCTGGACCCGCCCTCGGGCGACGGCTGGCTCGCCGCGGGCGATGCCGCGTCCGCCTTTGACCCGCTCTCCTCGCAGGGGGTGCTGA
- a CDS encoding glycoside hydrolase family 3 N-terminal domain-containing protein — MTLFRESGGALLAALLVVSQGCGQAERQGERTGAAPRETRAEAPARPAVAPLPLDAEGRAWVDARLAEMGLRERVAQLVFPWISGKSIGEAPAEADRLARWAGVERVGGVIISTGTPAAIAAKLNAAQGRARVPLLVISDLETGPGMRLRPGGTHMPPAMAFGAANDENLARAAGRATAVEARAVGIHATLGPILDVQSDPANPIINVRSFGEDPALVARLGSAWARGAQEGGLLAVGKHFPGHGGTRTDSHVGRVIVPADSARLFGVEMVPFRRAVHDGMAGVLVGHIAAVGLEGPQAAPASLSPRMTAGVLRRDLGFSGLVVTDALNMGAVTRDHTPAEASILSLLAGADVLLQPPGAEEVIAAIVRAVESGRIPRARIDDAARRVLAAKAVAGLHRGARVDAGQVAARVGTAAHRDVARQVAERSIVLERDERRLLPLRRGMRVLHVTYTRSGRGPGGATLQSGLMAGGVVAEHVRVSPGTPAATYARLRERARAADLLLVSAEVAPLQYAALGVGGGFAPFVQSAASSGIPTVVVSLGSPYLRSAFPAVGTYVLAWGPTGVTESAAARALTGEEPFRGRLPVTLPGAR, encoded by the coding sequence ATGACGTTGTTCCGGGAATCAGGAGGCGCGCTCCTCGCGGCCCTCCTCGTCGTTTCGCAGGGGTGTGGCCAGGCCGAGCGCCAGGGTGAGCGCACCGGCGCCGCCCCCCGCGAAACGCGCGCGGAGGCCCCTGCCAGGCCCGCCGTCGCGCCGCTCCCGCTGGACGCGGAGGGGCGCGCGTGGGTGGATGCCCGGCTCGCCGAGATGGGGCTGCGCGAGAGGGTGGCGCAGCTCGTCTTCCCCTGGATTTCCGGCAAGTCGATCGGCGAGGCACCCGCGGAGGCCGACCGGCTGGCGCGGTGGGCGGGGGTGGAGCGGGTGGGCGGAGTCATCATCTCCACCGGCACGCCGGCCGCCATCGCCGCCAAGCTGAACGCGGCGCAGGGGCGCGCGCGTGTGCCGCTCCTCGTCATCTCAGACCTGGAGACGGGACCCGGGATGCGGCTGCGCCCCGGCGGCACCCACATGCCCCCGGCGATGGCCTTCGGCGCCGCCAACGACGAGAACCTCGCCCGCGCGGCCGGCCGCGCCACCGCCGTCGAGGCGCGCGCGGTGGGGATCCACGCCACGCTCGGGCCCATCCTCGACGTGCAGTCGGACCCGGCGAACCCCATCATCAACGTCCGCTCCTTCGGCGAGGACCCGGCGCTCGTGGCGCGGCTGGGGAGCGCGTGGGCGCGCGGCGCGCAGGAGGGCGGCCTTCTCGCGGTCGGCAAGCACTTTCCCGGGCACGGCGGCACGCGCACGGACAGCCACGTGGGCCGCGTGATCGTCCCCGCGGACTCGGCGCGGCTCTTCGGCGTGGAGATGGTCCCCTTCCGGCGCGCGGTGCACGACGGGATGGCCGGGGTGCTGGTCGGGCACATCGCCGCGGTGGGGCTGGAAGGCCCGCAGGCCGCGCCCGCCTCGCTCTCGCCGCGCATGACGGCCGGGGTGCTGCGCCGCGACCTGGGCTTCAGCGGGCTGGTGGTGACCGATGCGCTCAACATGGGCGCCGTCACGCGCGACCACACGCCCGCCGAGGCCAGCATCCTCTCCCTCCTGGCCGGCGCCGACGTCCTCCTCCAGCCGCCCGGCGCCGAAGAGGTGATCGCCGCCATCGTCCGCGCCGTGGAGTCGGGGCGCATCCCCCGCGCGCGCATCGACGACGCGGCCCGCCGCGTCCTCGCCGCCAAGGCCGTGGCGGGGCTGCACCGGGGCGCGCGAGTGGATGCCGGCCAGGTCGCCGCGCGCGTGGGGACGGCCGCGCACCGCGACGTCGCGCGGCAGGTGGCGGAGCGCTCCATCGTCCTGGAGCGCGACGAGCGGCGCCTCCTGCCGCTTCGCCGCGGGATGCGCGTGCTGCACGTCACCTACACCCGCAGCGGACGCGGCCCCGGCGGCGCCACGCTGCAGAGCGGCCTCATGGCCGGCGGCGTGGTGGCCGAGCACGTCCGCGTCAGCCCCGGCACGCCGGCGGCGACCTATGCGCGGCTCCGGGAGCGCGCCCGCGCCGCCGACCTCCTGCTGGTGAGCGCCGAGGTGGCGCCGCTCCAGTACGCGGCGCTGGGCGTCGGCGGCGGCTTCGCGCCGTTCGTGCAGTCCGCCGCATCGTCCGGAATCCCGACCGTCGTCGTGTCGCTGGGGAGCCCGTACCTGCGCAGCGCGTTTCCGGCCGTGGGCACCTACGTGCTGGCGTGGGGCCCCACGGGCGTCACCGAGAGCGCCGCCGCCCGCGCGCTCACCGGCGAGGAACCGTTCCGCGGCCGCCTCCCCGTGACGCTTCCCGGTGCGCGCTGA
- a CDS encoding tyrosinase family protein — translation MAEETLTRWARVQALLNEAHPEEAVYAGAGRFWRDLETLHAAEIHGVRMVAPAQAAAPGGGCGCGSCPPPSPEGAPFPGRGATSGLIRGLRGEPPFDGSRLPRLPWGGTRMGEDDIRFISDWIDDGCPAEDYRHGLVKLEMPGRTETLPRLRVDEPTAARLQREAGTVYGGGQQQGARPEVKQRMNLDCLTADQLEQLRFAFRELYALNKWPRDYRNYNNLALIHQDHCQHGWERFLPWHRIYLYEFEQAMQDVCPGVTMPYWDWTMPQYCPTQPYNGWIIPQSFKAYLTNEGLALLAGKVDDWHRYADAVTEKLGGGRLFRSLRDFFTALKDATGVDFSRRPLSDPWVEALVIGNPLWYPLRFPSEYQNSAGQPQTINQRIHYHYPTARDMDEIMSLRSWRDFGGGSQYNDAFGFLDQNPHNTMHIWTGGMNPDYEAPPSKSTGEALRGASFLERNRMVTVAGRQFHTKEEFYDFRKVQYGDMFSNLTAAYDPIFWPIHANIDRLWWEWQQLNPHAQPTDLTSVLTPWGYTAGDTLDISRFGYEYVRCAFPIAVGLEAPVGRFVSDPVEVPETARQPRQVEVRLHRVPQLERSCFVRVFLNLPDANAQTPVEGDNFGGYLAVFGHGECFGGPGHCATPGQPRPFDLRPRSHNTPRNHRVNVTRAARALLDAGATTLQVTLVVIGADYCEENELLRLEGMSLNFLD, via the coding sequence ATGGCAGAAGAGACGCTCACGCGCTGGGCGCGGGTGCAGGCGCTGCTGAACGAGGCCCACCCGGAGGAGGCGGTGTACGCCGGGGCCGGGCGCTTCTGGCGCGACCTGGAGACGCTGCACGCCGCCGAGATCCACGGCGTGCGGATGGTGGCCCCCGCGCAGGCCGCCGCGCCGGGTGGCGGGTGCGGGTGCGGCAGCTGCCCGCCGCCGTCGCCGGAGGGCGCGCCCTTCCCCGGCCGCGGCGCCACCTCCGGGCTGATCCGCGGGCTGCGCGGCGAGCCCCCGTTCGACGGGTCGCGCCTTCCGCGCCTTCCCTGGGGCGGCACGCGGATGGGGGAAGACGACATCCGCTTCATCAGCGACTGGATCGACGACGGGTGCCCGGCGGAGGACTACCGCCACGGGCTGGTGAAGCTGGAGATGCCCGGCCGCACGGAGACGCTCCCGCGGCTGCGCGTGGACGAGCCCACCGCCGCGCGCCTGCAGCGCGAGGCGGGGACGGTGTACGGCGGCGGGCAGCAGCAGGGGGCGCGGCCGGAGGTGAAGCAGCGGATGAACCTGGACTGCCTGACGGCGGACCAGCTGGAGCAGCTTCGCTTCGCCTTCCGCGAGCTGTACGCGCTCAACAAGTGGCCGCGCGACTACCGCAACTACAACAACCTGGCGCTGATCCACCAGGACCACTGCCAGCACGGGTGGGAGCGCTTCCTCCCCTGGCACCGCATCTACCTGTACGAGTTCGAGCAGGCGATGCAGGACGTCTGCCCCGGCGTCACCATGCCGTATTGGGACTGGACGATGCCCCAGTACTGCCCCACGCAGCCGTACAACGGGTGGATCATCCCCCAGTCGTTCAAGGCGTACCTGACCAATGAGGGGCTGGCGCTGCTCGCCGGCAAAGTGGACGATTGGCACCGGTACGCGGACGCGGTGACGGAGAAGCTGGGCGGGGGACGCCTCTTCCGCTCGCTGCGGGACTTCTTCACGGCGCTCAAGGATGCCACGGGGGTGGACTTCAGCCGCCGGCCGCTGTCCGACCCGTGGGTGGAGGCGCTGGTCATCGGCAACCCGCTCTGGTACCCGCTGCGCTTTCCCTCCGAGTACCAGAACAGCGCGGGGCAGCCGCAGACCATCAACCAGCGGATCCACTACCACTATCCCACCGCGCGTGACATGGACGAGATCATGTCGCTGCGCAGCTGGCGGGACTTCGGCGGGGGGAGCCAGTACAACGACGCCTTCGGGTTCCTCGACCAGAACCCGCACAACACCATGCACATCTGGACCGGGGGGATGAACCCGGACTACGAGGCGCCGCCGTCGAAGTCCACCGGGGAGGCGCTGCGCGGGGCGTCGTTCCTGGAGCGCAACCGGATGGTGACGGTGGCGGGGCGCCAGTTCCACACCAAGGAGGAGTTCTACGACTTCAGGAAGGTGCAGTACGGCGACATGTTCAGCAACCTGACCGCCGCGTACGACCCCATCTTCTGGCCGATCCACGCCAACATCGACCGGCTCTGGTGGGAGTGGCAGCAGCTCAACCCGCACGCGCAGCCCACCGACCTCACCTCCGTGCTGACGCCGTGGGGCTACACGGCCGGCGACACGCTGGACATCTCGCGCTTCGGCTACGAGTACGTGCGCTGCGCCTTCCCCATCGCGGTGGGGCTGGAGGCGCCGGTGGGGAGGTTCGTGTCGGACCCGGTGGAGGTGCCCGAGACGGCGCGCCAGCCGCGGCAGGTGGAGGTGAGGCTGCACCGCGTTCCCCAGCTGGAGCGCTCCTGCTTCGTGCGCGTCTTCCTCAACCTGCCGGACGCCAACGCGCAGACGCCGGTGGAGGGAGACAACTTCGGCGGCTACCTGGCGGTGTTCGGCCACGGCGAGTGCTTCGGCGGGCCGGGCCACTGCGCCACGCCGGGGCAGCCGCGCCCCTTCGACCTGCGCCCGCGCAGCCACAACACGCCGCGCAACCACCGCGTGAACGTCACGCGCGCCGCCCGCGCCCTGCTGGATGCCGGCGCCACCACGCTGCAGGTGACGCTGGTGGTGATCGGCGCGGACTACTGCGAAGAGAACGAGCTGCTGAGGCTGGAAGGGATGTCGCTGAACTTCCTGGACTGA